The following proteins are co-located in the Portunus trituberculatus isolate SZX2019 chromosome 16, ASM1759143v1, whole genome shotgun sequence genome:
- the LOC123504607 gene encoding hemicentin-1-like: MGGCGCGCSCGGAASPLTCTVLWLLVLLCVAGVGGRDVGSKALVAARLRHERGFSRHHQQHYQQFIGSISGNGGGDGGSTSSNAPETVEESEEPKILTPKSTHVSTRVGQAATFNCVVKHLGNRQVSWIRGRDLHVLSSGQVTFSSDARLSVSHSEDSWTLTIKFSQPRDAGTYSCQINTQPPQAVWYNLTVIEARANIQGKEVIYLQTGSTVSLVCVIKEQLVIPGLVLWYQDDRLVERQSSRVKVDTKVTNVTTSTLTVEAARLQDSGNYSCWPSAGRPDSVLVHVIQGDPPAAMQHGSSAPGACPLLLVPMALTSLMFLLT; the protein is encoded by the exons AtgggtggctgtggctgtggctgtagCTGTGGCGGCGCTGCATCACCGCTCACCTGCACCGTCTTGTGGCTCCTCGTCTTGTTGTGTG TGGCGGGAGTGGGCGGCAGGGACGTGGGGAGCAAAGCACTGGTGGCAGCGAGACTCAGGCACGAGAGAGGCTTCAGCcggcaccaccaacaacactatCAACAATTTATTGGGAGTATCAGTGGCAACGGCGGCGGCGATGgcggcagcaccagcagcaatgCACCAGAAACTGTAGAGGAGTCAGAAGAGCCCAAGATCCTGACCCCAAAGAGCACCCACGTGAGCACCAGAGTGGGCCAGGCGGCGACATTCAACTGCGTCGTCAAACACCTGGGAAACAGACAG GTGTCGTGGATCCGAGGTCGAGACTTGCACGTGCTGAGCTCAGGCCAGGTGACGTTCTCGTCAGACGCGAGGCTCAGCGTGTCTCACTCTGAGGATTCCTGGACGCTCACCATCAAGTTCTCGCAGCCCCGCGACGCTGGCACCTACTCCTGCCAGATCAACACCCAGCCGCCGCAGGCCGTGTGGTACAACCTCACCGTTATAG AAGCGCGAGCTAACATCCAAGGGAAGGAAGTGATCTACTTACAGACCGGCAGCACCGTTTCCCTGGTGTGTGTCATCAAGGAGCAGCTGGTAATCCCTG GTCTGGTGCTGTGGTATCAAGATGACCGCCTGGTGGAGCGACAGTCATCGAGAGTGAAGGTGGACACCAAAGTAACCAACGTCACCACGAGCACACTGACTGTAGAGGCGGCGAGACTGCAAGACTCAGGCAACTACTCGTGCTGGCCTTCTGCTGGCCGCCCCGACAGTGTCCTCGTCCACGTCATACAAG GAGATCCACCAGCAGCCATGCAGCACGGCAGCTCAGCTCCGGGCGCCTGTCCCTTGCTGCTCGTGCCTATGGCCCTCACCTCGCTCATGTTTCTCCTGACGTGA